The window caaaacccctcccccaccccaaaacccctcccccacccccaaaacccctcccccacccccaaaacccctcccccacccccaaaacccctcccccacccccaaaaccccTCCCCCGAGAAACTGGCCTGGGATTTTAAGCAGGATGAGAGCAATCAAAGACAAAAGGTTCTGAATTGTGTGAAGGTTGTGAAATTTGGAATCTGAGTCACAGGTGGAATTATTAGACTTCACCGGGGTAAGAAATATTAGTTTTCCTGTTGTTTACCTTCGACTAGTGTGAAGACTGTGGACCAATGCTTTCGTATCAAATTACCAAAGTGACTTCAGTATTCAATGCAATTAATGTGTGTGTAATACAGGATGATGTCCATATTAACAACGATTTTGCTGGATTATGTAAATGCAAAGGGAAGGAAAAGGATTACATCAGCGTTTTGCAATCCATTTCCAATGTGACCCCATTTTAACTCACTATCACctgctcaagggaaattagggattgaTAAAGGCTGGCCTTGCCAAAAATGCCCGCacctcaaggaggggaagttaATATGACCCCAGAAACCAGCAAAATCAAAAAAGTTAGTGTTGGGCGTCTAGAATTAGTTTAACTCTATTTTAATCTAATATAGATACATTCACCAGAGAGGGCAGTGGTAATGCTATCGGACTAGTTAGCCATAGACCATGCTAATGCAGGATTCAGAACCCACCACGCCAGTAGGCAAAATTGGAATTCAATtaagaaatctgaaatataaagccaGTCTCAATAACAGGGACTGTGACACCATGAATTatcctaaaaacccatctggttcaataatgcagtgcagaaagaggccattcagcccatcaagcctgcaccgacaacaatcccacccatgccctagccccgtaaccccacgtatttaccctgctaatatccctgaaactaaggggtaattgagccaatcaacctaacccacacatctttggactgtgggaagaaaccggaggaaacccacgcagaacgtgcagattccagacagacagtgacccgatgctggaatcgagtccaggtccctgtgaggcagcagtgctgaccactgtgccacccacaaatctgcagtccttacctggcctacacgtgactccagacccacagcaatgtagttgacttgtagctgccctctgaaatgccctagcaagccactccaaTCAGGGGCAATTCAGGAAAGGCatcaaatgccagccttgccagcaacacacacatctcATGAAAAAAAAGGAAGAAAGCTACAAGAATCAATTTGATTTTACATTATCAAAATAAATCAGTCACAATTAATCCTAAAGCCTTGATAGGACAGCAtcgtggcacagcgattagcactgctgcttcacagcaccagggactggggttcaattccggcctcgggtcactgtctgtgtggagtttgcacattctccccttgtctacatgggtttcctccgggtgctcgggtttcctcccacactccaaagatgtgcgggttaggtggattggccatgttaaattgccccaattagcagggtagatacgtggggttacagggatagggcctgggtgggattgttgctggtgcagactcaatgggccaaatggcctccttctgcactgtagggattctatgattctattgagttATAGGAGTTCTATATGTATTAAATTGCACATGACTTGAATGCAGCTTTAATATTGTAGATGTTCAAATTTCTGGAATGCAAAGAGATAAAAATTTCCCATTGTCTGTGTCAGCACAAGGGAATGATAAGGAGAATGAATAGAGACTTTCACAGCTGCTGGCAGCTGCCCTTTCACCTCAAGTCCCAACTAAAATAGGCCAGTAACTGACACCACAAGCTCTGATCCAACCATCAGGACAAACTCGGGTGGCCAATGGTCAGACGGGGTTAAAAAGCCAGAGTACATAGGACCCCATGGCGCAGAAATAAAGAGTCGCCGCAGAGGTGGAAACGGTAGACTTTGCAAGCAGAGAAGTTACAGCCCACGGTGTGGCAGAACAGAGGAGTCTTCGGAGCAGAACTGAGAGGAGTAAAGTACATCTAACTGCGTCCGATGCTCAGACGGAGAGGTCCAATGAGCTGTCAAGCTGCTGCCTTGGTTTGTTAGGTATAACTTTTGTTTCTTAATAAATGTCCTGTTACCCCtgctgccaaggacccaggttcaatttgtggcttgggtcactgtgcagactccacatagacattttccccgtgtctgcatggatttcctccggtttcctcccacagtccgaaagacgtgctggttagatgcattggccgtgctaaattctccctcagtgtacccgaacaggcgccagagtgtggcgactaggggattttcacagtaacttcattgcagtgttaatgtaagcctacttgtgactaataaatatacttaaactTTGAATATCTTCTGTTGACTTATTCGTTTTAGCTTTATGAAGCCATGATACTCACAAAGACATTCAGTTTCTAATGATTGAAGTTCAGGAATTATAGATCAACATATATCACGTAAAACATGAGGATTTGCTTTTAAAGTACTTTGGAACATTATTTGGGTTGTGTTTGCTGCCTTTGCCATGCTTCCGTGACATCATTGCAAATGATGGAGGAGGGGGCAGCCAGGAGCAGAGATGCTTCTCAAATTGTTATTAAAGAGTGATTTAAAAAGCCCCACCTTCTCcaggtcagagtgagggaggagaGGAATGGAGCCAGGGACCAGGATGGAGAGACTTTTAATTCACCGGGTGATGGTCGCAATTCCGGATTACAACCACCATATCCCGTTTGCAGCTCTGGGATTTTGTCCAGTTGGATCTTACTTTGATCCCGAGGCCGTTATCCCAGTTCCTCAGCCCCGTGGCATTTCAATGGTCAGGGTGCAGCCACCCGGGCAGCATCTGAATCTCCCAAAAGCCGGGAAGGTGCCCCGGAGCTGCGGGATATGATTGCTGTCATCTGGAACTGCGGCTCCTACCAGGTGGATCAGAAACAACCCCTCTCTCCTCATCCTGCTCCCCAGAAACTGCGGGGAGCTCATGTCCCAATCGCCTGCCCGCAGTGAGGCTCAGAAACTGAACAGTTTCAAAATCCGAATTATATCCAACTGGCACAATCACTCCTGCAAATAATGTCTTCTGTGCATTGTGCGGATGGCTATCAGCAGCCATTCTGAGATGGCAGGAGATTGAATATCAGATTTTGGCCAAACTCTCCATATTCCctggtgatagaatcatagaataggaggccacttggccacttggaggccacttggcccatcgagtctgcaccgaatccatcagaaaatcttacccaggccctctccctgtaaccccatgtattcagcccactaatccccctaacccacacaccctgggacattaaagggcaattcagcatgggcaatcaacctgacttgcacatctttggactgagtgaGAAAACTCAGCAAAGCCCCTATTCTCCCACCCACCCATTTGATTCAGCAACCCTCCACCCCACTACACTGACCCTTATTCTCAATCACTACCCCATCCACTTCACTCATTCAGTAGCCTAGTGCTTCTAACAGCCTTACACACAGCAAGACCTACCTGCCCTGGAGCCACAGGCCAATCTCCAAGTGTGCACGAACCAGCACAACGTCCCTACTTGTGAAGGGACACTGACATAAAGTGACAGTGAacggttagaatctggaatgcactgcctcggAGTGGGGGCAGATTTAATCATGGCTGTCAAGAGAGGACCaaataattatttgaatagaagctAGGGCTACaggggcctaaactgctcaacctctcttcataagcgAAGCCTTCTttcaggagatttttttttagtttagttagggcattatggtcagctgtactgtgctgtacttttctgtgTTCTACATTCCAagacaaactcctcatctctggaatcaatctagtcgatctgtctgaactgcctccaatccaacTATATCCCTCCTCAGGTAAGGGGACCaacactgtgcacaatactccaggtgtggtctacagtagaacatagaacattacagcgcagtacaggcccttcggccctcgatgttgcgccgaccagtggaaccaatctaaagcccctctaatctacactattccaatttcatccatatgtttatccaataaccatttgtaggctcttaatgttgacgagtccactcctgctgcaggcagggcattccacgcccttactactctgagtaaagaacctacctctaacatctgtcctatatctctcacccctcaatttaaagctatgtcccctcgtgctagccatcaccatccgaggaaaaaggctctcactatccaccctatctaatcctctgatcatcttgtatgtctctattaagtcacctcttaaccttcttctctctaacgaaaacaacctcaagcctctcagcctttcctcatacgattttcccatcataccaggcaacatcctggtaaatctcctctgcaccctttccaacactcccacatctttcctataatgtggcgaccagaactgtacgcaatactccaaatacggccgcaccagagttttgtacagttgcagcatgacctcctggctctgaaactcaatccctctaccaataaaagctaacacaccgtacgccttcttaacaactctatcaacctgggtgccaactttcagggatctatgcacatggacacccagatccctctgttcatccacactaccaagtatcttaccattacctttttttttttgagaaagtgaccaaggaggtggatgggggcagggcagtggacgtggtatatatggattttagtaaggcgtttgataaggttcaccatggtaggcttctgcagaaaatgcagatgtatgggattgggggtgatctaggaaattggatcaggaattggctagcggataggaaacagagggtggtggttgatagtaaatattcatcatggagtgcggttacaagtggtgtacctcagggatctgttttggggccactgctgtttgtaatatttattaatgatctggatgagggtatagttgggtggattagcaaatttgctgatgacaccaaagtcggtggtgtggtagacagtgaggaagggtgtcgtagtttgcaggaagacttagacaggttgcaaagttgggccgagaggtggcggatggagtttaatgcggagaagtgtgaggtaattcactttggtaggaataacagatgtgttgagtatagggctaacgggaggactttgaatagtgtggaggagcagagggatctaggtatatgtgtgcatagatccctgaaagttgggaatcaagtagataaggttgttaagaaggcatatggtgtcttggcgtttattggtagggggattgaatttaggagtcgtagcgttatgttgcaactgtacacaactctggtgcggccgcacttggagtactgtgtgcagttctggtccccacattacaggaaggatgtggaggctttggagagggtgcagaggaggtttaccaggatgttgcctggtatggaggggagatcctatgaggagaggctgagggatttgggattgttttcgctggaaaggcggcggctaagaggggatcttattgaaacatataagatgattagaggtttagatagggtggatagtgatagcctttttcctctgatggagaaatccagcacgagggggcatggctttaaattgagggggggtagttatagaaccgatgtcaggggtaggttctttacccagagggtggtgagggattggaatgccctgccagcatcagtagtaaatgcgcctagtttgggggcgtttaagagatccgtagataggttcatggacgaaaagaaattggtttaggttggagggtcacagtttttttttttttttttaactggtcggtgcaacatcgtgggccgaagggcctgttctgcgctgtaatgttctatgttctatgttctattagcccagtactctgtattcctgttactccttccaaagtgaatcacctcacacttttccgcattaaactccatttgccacctctcagcccagctctgcagcttatctatgtccctctgtaacctgccacttccctctgcactgtctacaactccaccgactttaatgtcatccgcaaatttactaatccatccttccacgccctcatccaggtcattaataaaactgacaaacagcagtggccccaaaacagatccttgcggtacaccactagtgactgaactccaggatgaatatttcccatcaaccaccaccctctgttttcttacagctagccgattcctgatccaaaccactaaatcaccctcaatcccatgtgtccgtattttctgcaaaagcttaccatggggaaccttatcaaacgctttgctgaaatccatatacaccacatcaaccgttttaccctcatccacctctttggtcaccttctcaaagcacgacttacccttcacaaaaccatgctgactatctctaatcaaattattcctttctaggtgattataaatcctatctcttataatcctttccaatactttgcccacaacagaagtaaagctcaccggactataattaccagggttgtccctactccccttcttgaacaaggggacatttgctatcctccagtcttctggcactgttcctatagacaatgacgacacaaagatcaaagccaaaggctctacaatctcctctctagcctcccagagaatcctaggataaatcccatccggcccaggggacttatctatttttaccctttccagaattgctaacacctcctccttatgaacatcaatcccatccagtccaacagcctgcatctcagtactcccctcgacaacactgtccctctccagtgtaaataccgatgaaaaatattcatttagtgcctctcctatctcttcagactccacgcacaacttcccactgctgtccttgactggccctaatcttacccaagtcattcttttactcctgacatacctatagaaagctttagggttttctttgatcctacctgccacagacttctcatgtcccctcctggctcttcttaactctttctttaggtccttcctggctaacttgtaactctcaagtgccctaaatgagccttcacgtctcatcttaacataagtttccttcttcctcttcacaagagattcaacctccttagtaaaccacggttccctcacacgtctgcatcctccctgcctgacaggtacatatttatcaaggacgcgtagtagctgttccttgaacaagttccacattacaattgtgcccatcccctgcagtttccttccccaacctatgccagctaaatctcgcctaatcgcatcataatttcccccagctataactcttgccctttggtatatacctatccttttccattgctggggtaaacgtaatcaaattgtagtcactgtcaccaaagtgctcccttacctccaaatctaacacctggcctgggtcATTACCCAGTactaaatccaatgtggcctcgcctcttgttggtctatctacatactgcgtcaggaagccttcctgcacacattggacaaaaaccgacccgtctaaagtactcaaactataactttacaaatattgactggaaaagctaaagtcccccagtacaactacctgttactttcgctcctatccagaatcatctttgcaatcttttcctctacatctctggaacttttcggaggtctataaaaaactcccaacagggtgacctctcctttcctgtttctaacctcagcccaaactacctcagtagacgagtcctcatcaaatgtcctttttgccatcgtaatactgtccttgactaacaatgccacacctccccctcttttaccaccttccctgcacttactgaaacatctaaaccccggaacctgcaacaaccattcctgtccctgctctatccatgtctccgacaTGGCcgcaacatcgaaatcccaggtaccaacccatgctgcaagttcacccaccttattccggatgctcctggcgttgaagtatacacacttcaaaccaccttcctgcctgccagtacactcctgcgactctgaaacctcatccatgacctcactactctcaacctcctgtacaccggagctacaattcaggtacccacccccctgctgaattagtttaaaccctcccgaagagcattagcaaattccccccccccccccccccccaagatattggtacccctacagaacaaagaacaatacagcacaggaacaggcccttcggccctccaagcccacgccgctccctggtccaaactagaccatcctAGTtgaacccctctggttcaagtgcagaccatcctgtttgtagaggtcccacctaccccagaaagagccccaattgtccaggtatctgaattcctccctcctgcaccacccctgtaaccacgtgttcaactgttctctctccctattcttctcctcactatcacgtggcacgggtaacaaaccagagataacaactttgtttgttctagccctaagcttccaccctaactccctgaatttctaccttacatccccatcccttttcctacctatgtcttgagtgcctatgtgaaccgtacagtagcagcaacgctttcttactttcatattctattcctttagcaataaatgccaaaatttcatttgccttctattCTTACCGCCCTCTCTTCCTACTTAAAACCTGTTGTAAAACTTGATTTTTCCCCCACGGTTCTGTTGAAAGGTGATCCATTTGAAACCTtaattttatttctctctccacagaggctgcctgacctgctgagaatttaaaattatttattgctGTCTCAGGTAGGCTTACAGCAACacagcaatgaaattgctgtgagaatcccctagtcgccacaccccggcgcctgttcgggtacactgagggagaatttagcacggccaatacacctaaccagtgcgtctttcggactatgggaggaagcctacgcagacacggggagaacatgcagtctccacacagacagtgacccaagctgagaattgaacccaggtcccaggagctgagaggcagcaagtaGCAACAAtccattttttgtttttaattcagggtcccagcatccgtggtattttttcagcagcacagtgggttagcactgctgcctcagagcgccagggacccgggtttgattcccagcttgggtcactgtctgtacagagtctgcacgttcgccccatgttgagtttcctccaagtgctccagtttcctcccacagtccagaagacgtgctggttagggtgcattggccatgttaaattctccctcagtgtacccgaacagggagtgtggcaactaggggattttcacagtaacttcattgcagtgttaatgtaagcctacttctgacactaataaataaactcgaaACTTTAATTTTTTTGTCCCCCATTCCAGTTTCAGTTGATCGACTGAAGTATCcatagatatgcaggttaggtggatggactATGCTAAAtgtgcccctgagtgtcaggggattcgGAGGGTGGCTGCATTGCCTTTCCTGCACCGTCCGGATTCTATGATCCGCCCTTCGGCATCGATTGGTGGTTGAAGCTGTCATTCAGCGGCGATTGGCCAATAAGATTACTTCCCTGATGACGCTCCCGCCAATCTTACACGCCATTGGTCAGTTCAGACATACATCATGGCGCCCCGGGCGTCTATTGGCCCTTGCGCGCTGTCAATCAATCCAGTCCCGCCCTCCCCAGCCGCCCGCTTGTCACCCGGATGCGCCGCTCCTCTCACCTTGACGGGTTTGGGTAAAATGGCTCCCGATCTGGTCATCACCACGCTTCTGGCAGAGTCGAGTCCGACCCCGGCGTTAGTTGCGGGGTTCAGAAAGCCCCGGATCGCCTCGGTCCGCAGGGCGCTCCGGAAGCCGAGCAGACGCCGCGCAACTGCCGCCATCTTAGTCAGAGGGAGAGAAAGCGCCGGCCGCTGACGTCACAGGTATTTGAAGGGCGCAGCGCCACCTTTGACCCCGGACGCCTGGTTCCCATAGCAACCGGTTACCATGGTGCCACCATCAACAATACATACTGACAGACCAACTAACAGACTGACAGACCAGCTCGCCTACAAACCCCATTGTACGAGATGGGTTGGGACCTGTCTTTGATATTGTTAAGATTATTTTGTTAGGTAGGCTGGGttaagacatagaatcatagaatcctacagtgcagaaaaaggccattcagcccatcaagcctgtgctaacaacaatcccacccagaccctatccccgtaaccttacatatttaccctaataatcctcctgacactaaggggcaatttaacatggccaatcaactgaaactggaatgggaaaataaaatgtaaagttcatttattagtgtcagaagcaggcttacatgaacacagcaatgaagttactgtgaaaatcccctagtcgccacactccggcgcctgttcgggtacactgagggggaatttagcacggccaatgcaccctaaccagcacatcttttggactgtgggaggaagccggagcacccggaggaaactcttgcagacacggggagaacatgcaaactccacacaggcagtgacccaagccgggaatcgaacccgggtgcctgatgctgtgaggcagcagtgccaaccactgtgccaccgtgctgcccccatgtTCTGATTgagggtgacacaatggttagcactgctgcctcacagcgccagttgaAATAGTCAAATTGGAGGTAGCCAATGCATGGAGAGGGGTCAGAATCGGaaaccgacagtgcagaaggaagtcattcagccatTGAGT of the Mustelus asterias chromosome 21, sMusAst1.hap1.1, whole genome shotgun sequence genome contains:
- the smdt1a gene encoding essential MCU regulator, mitochondrial, producing MAAVARRLLGFRSALRTEAIRGFLNPATNAGVGLDSARSVVMTRSGAILPKPVKTSFGLVKVFIVVIPFLYMGTQISKSFASLLEEHDIFVPVDDDDDD